A genomic segment from Sparus aurata chromosome 20, fSpaAur1.1, whole genome shotgun sequence encodes:
- the chst3b gene encoding carbohydrate sulfotransferase 3b has translation MRIKYTIYIVFFVTLVIIEKENNIISRVSDKLSLMQTPQTPLPPSGFSHILLKHNGSLTSISKMDSAFTLMKRRLENFSEHQGVVRRGRKHILLLATTRTGSSFVGEFFNQQGDNMFYLFEPLWHVEKMLTLETGGTNATVAAKAYRDVLQQLFLCDFSLLESFIEPPPVDHITPALFRRESSISLCEDSVCSPPIKGVFEPYHCRTRRCGPLNLTMASESCLQKEHRTIKSVRVRQLETLRPLAEDPRLDVKFIQLVRDPRAVLASRMVAFEAKYKNWKQWAMDGDVPIDDDEVRKLKGNCDNIRMSAEIGLRRPPWLRKRYMLVRYEDIARFPMRKATEMYKFTGIPFTPQAKSWILRNIQASKKASGVYSTQKNSSEQVEKWRFSLPFKIAQVVQKVCGPTLKLFGYKSVSSEEMLTDKSISLIEDKMFNFLSQS, from the exons ATGAGGATCAAATACACAATATACATCGTCTTCTTTGTGACACTTGTTATCATTGAGAAGGAAAACAACATTATCTCAAG GGTTTCAGATAAGCTCTCCTTAATGCAGACCCCCCAGACCCCTCTACCGCCGAGTGGTTTCTCCCACATACTGCTGAAGCACAATGGTTCCTTAACCTCAATCAGCAAGATGGACTCTGCCTTCACGTTGATGAAGCGGCGCCTGGAGAACTTCAGCGAGCACCAGGGGGTGGTGAGGAGGGGCAGGAAACACATCCTTCTGTTGGCCACCACCAGGACGGGCTCCTCGTTTGTGGGCGAGTTTTTCAACCAGCAGGGCGACAACATGTTTTACCTGTTCGAGCCATTGTGGCACGTCGAGAAGATGCTGACGCTGGAAACTGGTGGCACCAATGCCACCGTGGCAGCGAAGGCGTACCGTGACGTGCTCCAGCAGCTCTTCCTGTGCGACTTCTCCCTGTTGGAGAGTTTCATTGAACCCCCCCCTGTGGACCACATCACCCCTGCCCTCTTCCGCAGAGAGTCTAGCATCTCTCTTTGTGAGGACTCGGTCTGCAGTCCTCCCATCAAAGGAGTCTTTGAGCCTTATCACTGCAGGACCAGGCGCTGTGGGCCCCTGAACCTGACCATGGCGTCTGAGTCCTGCCTCCAAAAGGAGCACAGGACCATCAAGTCAGTGAGGGTGCGCCAGCTGGAGACCCTCCGTCCTCTGGCCGAGGACCCACGCCTTGACGTAAAGTTCATTCAGCTGGTTCGGGATCCCCGGGCTGTACTAGCCTCCCGCATGGTGGCTTTTGAAGCCAAATACAAGAACTGGAAACAGTGGGCTATGGATGGGGATGTGCCCATTGATGACGATGAAGTCAGAAAGCTGAAAGGGAACTGCGACAACATTAGGATGTCTGCTGAGATCGGCCTGAGACGGCCACCGTGGCTTCGCAAGCGTTACATGCTTGTTCGGTATGAGGACATTGCTCGGTTCCCCATGAGGAAGGCCACGGAAATGTACAAGTTCACTGGAATCCCGTTCACTCCACAAGCGAAATCCTGGATCCTGAGGAACATCCAAGCCTCTAAGAAGGCCAGCGGTGTCTACTCGACTCAGAAAAACTCCTCAGAACAAGTAGAGAAATGGAGGTTCAGTTTACCATTCAAAATAGCCCAGGTCGTACAGAAAGTTTGTGGGCCAACACTGAAGCTTTTTGGGTATAAATCTGTCAGCAGTGAAGAAATGCTCACAGACAAGTCGATTAGTCTGATTGAGGACAAGATGTTCaactttttatcacaatcatGA